The segment CCCTACGCATAATATCGAAATTACGTCTCAGACGATTAAACAGATGGTGGATCGCATTATGATGCTTGAAGATAAAACACGTCTTGAAATCTTGGCGCCGGTTGTGAAAGCACAAAAGGGAGAACATCGCGATTTACTGGATCATCTTCGTAAAGAAGGTTATGTCCGTGCGTACATTGATGGTGCTTTAGTTATGTTGGATGAAGAAGTCGCACTTGAAAAGAATAATCGCCATGATATCGACGTTGTCATTGACCGAATTGTTAAGAAGGAAGACAGCCGTTATCGATTGAGTGATTCATTAGAGACTGCCTTAAAATTGAGTAATGGAGTTGTACTCGTGAAAAATGGCGACGAGAATATGGTATTTTCAAGTAATTTTGCGTGCCCGGAGTGTGGATTCAGCATTGCATCCATCGAACCACGTCTTTTTTCTTTCAACTCACCCATGGGTGCATGTCACAACTGTAATGGTTTAGGCATGACGCAATCAGTAGATCCTGAGTTCTTAATTCCTGATCCGACTTTGTCGATTTCTGAAGGTGGGATTCGATACTATAAAAATATTGTGAATTCACAAAATATCGAGTGGCAGACATTTGAGCATCTCATTCAATTTGCGAAAGTTGATATTGATAAACCCATTAATAAATTAACGAAAAAACAAATGGATATTTTACTCTACGGAAGTGTTGTGCCCGTAAAATATGTTATTGAATCGCGTTCGGGAAATAGTTTTCACCGTAACGAACCCATCGAAGGGGTTGTAAGTTTAATTGAGCGACGTCATCGCGATACGACATCTTCATCATCGCGAGAATGGTATGGTTCGTTTATGGGTGAAGCTGTCTGTTCAGAGTGCCATGGTGCACGTCTGAATCAAGAAGCCTTAAGCGTGCGCGTAGGCGGATTAAACATTAGTCAATTTACTGAACAATCGATTGGTGATGCACTGCATTTTATGGATCATTTAGAACTCGATGAGATGAAAGCAAATATTGCTGAACTTGTGATTAAAGAAATTGCCTCACGTCTAACATTCCTTAAGGATGTAGGACTAGAGTACTTAACGTTAGACCGTATTGCAGGAAGTCTTTCAGGTGGAGAATCTCAACGAATTCGTCTTGCCACCCAGATTGGGTCGCGCCTTACGGGCGTGCTCTATGTTTTAGATGAACCCTCAATTGGTCTACATCAACGTGATAATGCGCGTCTTATTGAGACGCTAAAGAACATGCGTGATCTAGGGAATACCTTGATTGTTGTGGAACATGATGAGGAGACGATGGAAGCTGCGGACTGGATCGTGGATATCGGACCGGGAGCGGGCGCACTGGGTGGAGAAGTTATTGCGAATGGCCCCCTAGAATCGATTTTAAAAAACGAAAATTCAATTACCGGTCAGTATCTAAGTGGTAAACGAAGAATTCCTACCCCTCAAAAACGCCGTAAAGGCAATAAAAAGAAAATCGAAATTATGGGTGCGGAAGAAAATAACTTAAAAGGAATTAATGTTAAGTTTCCACTTGGAACATTTATCGCAGTTACAGGTGTAAGTGGTAGTGGTAAGTCGTCACTTGTTAATGAGGTCTTAAGCAAAACCGTTTATCATGCGCTTGGAAAACAACGTTTAAAACCTGGTAAACATAAAAAAATTAAAGGTCTCGATAATATTGATAAATTAATTACAATTGATCAAAATCCAATTGGACGTACACCACGTTCTAACCCTGCAACCTATACAGGGGTATTTGATGATATTCGTGACTTGTTTGCGAAAACACCTGAGGCCAAAATGCGCGGTTATGATAAAGGAAGATTCTCCTTTAATGTTGCCGGTGGCCGTTGTGAGATGTGTAAAGGTGATGGAGTCAAACGGATTTCGATGCACTTTTTACCGGATGTATTTGTTAAATGTAGTGAATGTGATGGTAAGCGCTATAACGATGAGACACTCCAAGTTCATTATAAAGAAAAAACAATTTTTGATATTCTTGATATGAGTATCGATGAGGCGACGGAATTCTTTGCACCGATTTCAAAAATTCGAAAAGGACTTGAAACGTTGCAGGATGTCGGACTGGGTTATATTAAACTGGGTCAATCAGCAACCACTTTATCCGGAGGTGAAGCACAGCGTGTTAAACTTGCGAGTGAGCTTCAAAGACCTTCTACTGGGAAGACGATGTTTGTTCTTGATGAACCGACAACAGGTTTACACAGTTATGATGTGGAAAAACTAACGGGAGTATTACAACGTATTGTGGATAATGGTGATACCGTAGTTGTGATTGAACATAACCTTGATGTTATTAAAAATGCGGATTATGTTATTGACCTTGGTCCAGAAGGCGGTGAAGGCGGTGGAACACTTGTTGCTTGTGGTACACCTGAAGACATTTGCCAAGTCGAAGACGGCTATACTGGACATTATCTTAAAGGGGTCTTAGAAAAGGGGTAGTTTATGGAAGAAAGAGTTTCATGCAGTGTAAAAACACTCGTACATCATTTTGGATTTGAACAAGTGGCGGGAGACCGAGAATCGTTAAAACGACGAATTACTCTTCCGAATACAAACAGACCTGGCTTGGAATTAACGGGGTTTTATGCACATGCAGAACCAAAACGTGTAGTCATAATTGGAAATAAAGAATCCTCATTTATCAAAACATTGGATGAGTCCGAACAGGCCGAACGATTTGATACAATCTTGAATGAAGAAACACCGTTCGCGTTAATTACAGGTGGCAATCCATGTCCGCCAACCCTTCGTAATGTTGCGAACAAAAAGAATTTCCCCGTGTTTGTTACAGACCGACCAAGTTCAGATATCATGGTGGAAATCGTTACGTTTTTAGATGAGGTCTTGGCACCGACAGGAAATGTTCATGGTGTTTTAATGAACGTTTTTGGAAAAGGTGTACTTATTATTGGTGAGAGTGGTATGGGTAAAAGTGAAGTCGCACTTGAATTGGTCTTACGTGGTCATGCGTTAATTGCCGATGATCGTGTAGATATTACCCGTGTTAAAAATAAAATAATGGGAACAGCCCCCGAGTTATTACGTGGAATGCTCGAAATTCGCGGAATTGGAATTATCGATGTCAGCCAGATGTTTGGGGTCCGCTCATATCTGGAACAAGAAGAAATTAACTTTGTAATTGAGTTTACAAAATGGGATGACAACCAGCAATACCTTAGAGCCGGTATTGAAGAACAACTGCCTTATGAGGCATTGGGATTAAAAATACCGCACCTTGTATTCCCGGTGAAAGAAGGTCGTAATATGTCAGTACTCGTTGAATCCGCTGTACGTGATCATATGCTTAAACAACGAGGAATTAATAGCGCAGAACTTTTTGATGAGCGCGTAATGGATTTTATTAAACGTCAAGCAAAGGAGCAAGTTGATGATTAAGTTTTTTCCAAATACTCAAACATTCGTTCAAATTGGACCTGTAAGTATTGCGTGGTATGCAATACTGATAATGTCTGGTGCATTTCTAGCGTATTCTATAAGTCAACGAAATTTACTCAAAGTAGGTTATAAAAAAGAGGATATCGAAGATTTATTCATGGGTTCGCTCATTGCGGGGTTTCTGGGCGCGCGTCTTTGGTATGTTTTGTTTTTTGAATTTAAGACATACCTTTCTCAACCTTTACGCATCTTTGCAATCCATGAAGGTGGACTTGCGATTCAAGGGGGTTTAATTGCAGGGGTGGCATTTGGCTATTGGTTTACAAAGCGCCGACGTCTAAATTTTATTCAATGGGCAGATCTCATTATTCCAAATATTCTCCTTGCACAAGCTATCGGTCGATGGGGGAATTTTATGAACAAGGAAGCTTATGGACGTGTTGTTCAAGAGAGCTTCTATAATCATTTTCCAATTTGGTTTAAAGATATGATGTATATTGATGGAGCATTCCGTCAACCAACATTCCTCTATGAGAGTGTTGCAAATATTATTGGATGGATTCTGATTGTATTTGTACTCAAACGATTCAGTAAGATTAAGCGCGGCGACTTAACTTTCGCATATATGATGTGGTATGGAGCAACCCGCTTTATCATTGAGGGATTTCGATCAGACAGTTTAATGTTTGGTCCAATTCGAGTTGCACAATTTATTTCAATTATTTTTGTAGTACTTGGTGTGGCTGGATACATGGGACTTTTTAAAAAATACCTTAAACGTCAGAAACCAATTATTCTATTTGATTTTGATGGAACCATTGCGAATACACAAGCGTGCATTTTGGAGACGTTCCGTCGCGTGTTTGAAACATACAAGCCTGAGTATAAACTCAGCGAACAAGAAATGAAATCCTTTTTAGGACCAACACTTCATGATACGTTTAGTAACTATTTTGAAGAAGCTGACATTGAGTCAATAATCCAAGAATACCGTCGGATCAATCATGAGCTGCATGATGCTTATGTTGTTCCTATGGAACATGCGATTCCATTATTGGAAGATCTTAAAAATGATGGATATCGTATGGGTGTTGTTTCAAATAAAATCACATCGACACTTGAACTTGGGATGGAAGTAACGGGTATCAACCCTGAACTTTTTGAAGTGGTATTAGGATGTGATCAATTTGAACCCGTAAAAGCCGATCCTGCGGGCATCGATAAAGCACTCGAGTTGATGCATGCAGATCGTGGACAATTAATTTATGTTGGAGATACTGCTTCAGATATTCTCGCAGGACAGCGGGCAGGTTCATTTACTATCGGATATGTATTTGATAAAATACGTGAGAAGGATTTAGAAGAAAGTAAACCGAATCGTATGATTTCGGATTTAATGGAAATCAAAGAAATATTGAAGGAGGATCATGAATGGACAATAACTATGATGTAGTCATCATTGGAGCAGGTCCAGCAGGTTTGACGGCAGCGGTTTATGCAGGACGCGCTGGCTTGAAAACAGCAATGTTGGAATCGGAAGCCCCAGGTGGAAAAATGATTAAGACGGACTTAGTCCAAAACTATCCCGGTGTGGATAATATTGCGGGGGTCGATTTATCGATGAAAATGTTTGAGCACTCGACCGCTTATGGAACAGAATACCTTTACGGGAATGTCAATGGCATTGTTGATGAAGGGGATTATAAAGTAATCAAAACTGAAGATGGATCGGAGTACCGTGCTCATGTTGTCATCGTTGCAACGGGGACAAATGAACGTACTTTAGGATTTGAAAAAGATGACGCACTCTTAGGTCACGGCCTATCTTATTGTGCAGTGTGTGACGGTGCATTCTTTAGAGATAAAAAAGTTGTTGTTATTGGTGGGGGGAATTCAGCCCTTGAAGAAGCTGTCTATTTAACCCAGTTTGCAAGTGAAGTTAATCTTGTAATTCGTAGAGATGTCTTCCGAGGCGATGATTCAGCACAACGCCAAGTATTTAGCAACGATAAAATTAATGTAATTAAAAAACATATTCCCGTTGATTATATCGATAGCGATGGGAAAATAACAGGGATGAAATTTGAACATGTTGAAACAGGAGAACCACTAGTAATTGAAACAGATGGTGTCTTCCCTTACATTGGGGCGACTCCAGCAACAGGGTTCCTAAAAGATTTAAATGTTTTAGATAATGAAGGTTATTTAATTGTTAATAATCAACTTGAAACTGAAATTCCAGGCATCTTTGGAGCCGGTGATGTTATTCAAAAACATTTACGTCAAATTGTTACTGCAACAAGTGATGGTGCAATTGCAGCACAAAATGCATTTCACTATATACAAGATCTTAAATCTAAGGCATAGCCTTAGATTTTTGTTATAATTGGGGTAAGAGGTGGAACATGGAAAAACAAAAAGTAGTTTTAGTCACAGGTCTATCAGGTGCAGGGAAAACAAGC is part of the Erysipelothrix piscisicarius genome and harbors:
- the hprK gene encoding HPr(Ser) kinase/phosphatase, translating into MEERVSCSVKTLVHHFGFEQVAGDRESLKRRITLPNTNRPGLELTGFYAHAEPKRVVIIGNKESSFIKTLDESEQAERFDTILNEETPFALITGGNPCPPTLRNVANKKNFPVFVTDRPSSDIMVEIVTFLDEVLAPTGNVHGVLMNVFGKGVLIIGESGMGKSEVALELVLRGHALIADDRVDITRVKNKIMGTAPELLRGMLEIRGIGIIDVSQMFGVRSYLEQEEINFVIEFTKWDDNQQYLRAGIEEQLPYEALGLKIPHLVFPVKEGRNMSVLVESAVRDHMLKQRGINSAELFDERVMDFIKRQAKEQVDD
- the uvrA gene encoding excinuclease ABC subunit UvrA; its protein translation is MENNKIVIKGAKENNLKNISLEIPRDKLVIMTGLSGSGKTSLAFDTIYAEGQRRYVESLSSYARQFLGNMEKPDVELIEGLSPSIAIDQKTTSNNPRSTVGTVTEIYDYLRLLYARVGIPYCPTHNIEITSQTIKQMVDRIMMLEDKTRLEILAPVVKAQKGEHRDLLDHLRKEGYVRAYIDGALVMLDEEVALEKNNRHDIDVVIDRIVKKEDSRYRLSDSLETALKLSNGVVLVKNGDENMVFSSNFACPECGFSIASIEPRLFSFNSPMGACHNCNGLGMTQSVDPEFLIPDPTLSISEGGIRYYKNIVNSQNIEWQTFEHLIQFAKVDIDKPINKLTKKQMDILLYGSVVPVKYVIESRSGNSFHRNEPIEGVVSLIERRHRDTTSSSSREWYGSFMGEAVCSECHGARLNQEALSVRVGGLNISQFTEQSIGDALHFMDHLELDEMKANIAELVIKEIASRLTFLKDVGLEYLTLDRIAGSLSGGESQRIRLATQIGSRLTGVLYVLDEPSIGLHQRDNARLIETLKNMRDLGNTLIVVEHDEETMEAADWIVDIGPGAGALGGEVIANGPLESILKNENSITGQYLSGKRRIPTPQKRRKGNKKKIEIMGAEENNLKGINVKFPLGTFIAVTGVSGSGKSSLVNEVLSKTVYHALGKQRLKPGKHKKIKGLDNIDKLITIDQNPIGRTPRSNPATYTGVFDDIRDLFAKTPEAKMRGYDKGRFSFNVAGGRCEMCKGDGVKRISMHFLPDVFVKCSECDGKRYNDETLQVHYKEKTIFDILDMSIDEATEFFAPISKIRKGLETLQDVGLGYIKLGQSATTLSGGEAQRVKLASELQRPSTGKTMFVLDEPTTGLHSYDVEKLTGVLQRIVDNGDTVVVIEHNLDVIKNADYVIDLGPEGGEGGGTLVACGTPEDICQVEDGYTGHYLKGVLEKG
- the lgt gene encoding prolipoprotein diacylglyceryl transferase yields the protein MIKFFPNTQTFVQIGPVSIAWYAILIMSGAFLAYSISQRNLLKVGYKKEDIEDLFMGSLIAGFLGARLWYVLFFEFKTYLSQPLRIFAIHEGGLAIQGGLIAGVAFGYWFTKRRRLNFIQWADLIIPNILLAQAIGRWGNFMNKEAYGRVVQESFYNHFPIWFKDMMYIDGAFRQPTFLYESVANIIGWILIVFVLKRFSKIKRGDLTFAYMMWYGATRFIIEGFRSDSLMFGPIRVAQFISIIFVVLGVAGYMGLFKKYLKRQKPIILFDFDGTIANTQACILETFRRVFETYKPEYKLSEQEMKSFLGPTLHDTFSNYFEEADIESIIQEYRRINHELHDAYVVPMEHAIPLLEDLKNDGYRMGVVSNKITSTLELGMEVTGINPELFEVVLGCDQFEPVKADPAGIDKALELMHADRGQLIYVGDTASDILAGQRAGSFTIGYVFDKIREKDLEESKPNRMISDLMEIKEILKEDHEWTITMM
- a CDS encoding NAD(P)/FAD-dependent oxidoreductase, which produces MDNNYDVVIIGAGPAGLTAAVYAGRAGLKTAMLESEAPGGKMIKTDLVQNYPGVDNIAGVDLSMKMFEHSTAYGTEYLYGNVNGIVDEGDYKVIKTEDGSEYRAHVVIVATGTNERTLGFEKDDALLGHGLSYCAVCDGAFFRDKKVVVIGGGNSALEEAVYLTQFASEVNLVIRRDVFRGDDSAQRQVFSNDKINVIKKHIPVDYIDSDGKITGMKFEHVETGEPLVIETDGVFPYIGATPATGFLKDLNVLDNEGYLIVNNQLETEIPGIFGAGDVIQKHLRQIVTATSDGAIAAQNAFHYIQDLKSKA